Below is a window of Podarcis muralis chromosome 5, rPodMur119.hap1.1, whole genome shotgun sequence DNA.
CCAAGTCTCCTTGTTCCATACAGTATTGGCATTCTATAAACATCATACAGGTAAATTAATATAGAATATCAATATAGATTATATAGAGATATTTTATCCTCTCTTgcattcttcctctccttccagctGGCAGAAAAATATGGCAATGTCTTCAGCATTCAGGTTGGGAAAATATGGATCGTGATTGTGAATGGATTGCATCTGGTGAAGGAAGCTCTTGTCCATCAGGGTGAAAACTTCATAGACCGTCCAGTTGATCCTCTTTCCAAGGAAATCAGTAGGTCATTGGGTGAGTTACTTTAAATTACGGCCAattgtttaaatttatttatttatttatttctagctCAGAAATACACTTCTGTATCATCATTTGGTATAATCTCATCCTTTCCTGGTGAAAGCTCCTATCTAATcaaaaaggcaaaaataaatagAGAGAAAAACAGAATTATCATTAAATAATCAAGGCCATATAAACAGGTACCATTAATCCAGAAAAGGAACGCCAGAGTGGCCTAAAGGGCTTCAGTGTAGAAgggacatttgtaaaaaaatatattgactGCTTTACTTGTTCCTATGCATTTACTCCattttgtgtatttctaaacatatGCTGCCTTTCTATCAGAGTTCCCAATAACTTTCAAAGGACAGCATAAAGTTAGTACAGGGAGCCAGCAACATTATGCGGGGTGGGGtagaataaataagtaaatttgCCATTTCCACTTACCATTTATTCTTTTTTCCTCCACCTACACACCCAGTGGGCTTTCCTTGCTTACCAAGCTTGGGGGAGGTATCAGGGGGGCCCAAGGAAGCCCTTGGGGCTCCTTCCTACAGCCCAGTAGGTAGCCCCCCACTTTGTGGGGTGGTGTTGGCTCTTGGGATTCCTAGACTTTGCCTTTGCACACAGACCCCCAGAACCAAACTCCCACATAAGTGGTGGGCCAACTGTATTGAAAAACGCAACCCaagcagtaaaaaacaaaaaccaaccaagcCACAGACAATaatcaaacagcagcagcagcagcagaactaacggcaatcaaataaaaacaaccagCCTGCTTCAGTCTTTCCAAAGCAATACAAACAGGCAAGCAGAATAACCTAAAGGAAATAGCCCATGTTATAATTAAATGTTAAATGTTCTTACTTGCGATATGCACTTGTTATTTCTTCCCATCTAGGAGTGGTCTCCTCTAATGGTCTCACCTGGAAACAACAGAGAAAATTTGCCATATCAATGCTCAGAAACTTTGGTTTGGGTAAAAGGACTTTAGAAGAACGAATACAGGAAGAGAGCCAATACTTAAGGGAAGCTATTGAAGCTGAGAAAGGTGCAAAACAGTCAAAAAAAGCCTATTTCCTATGAAAGGTTAAAAAATACATTGGTCATGGTATGAAGCTTTCAAGTGCTGCTTTGTGCAAATGCAACTCTGCTTTAGATGGGCATCAATGTAAAACTCAGCCCAGGGGTATATCCATTGTGGGTCttatttctcccatagccacaagccttggattcaaacagaaatcaaacactgTGCTCTGAAACTCTCCAGCTTGCTCTtttacttctaggtcacatcCCTGCAAAGTCTACCCTAGACTCTCTCACTGCAGATTGACGGAGGGGCCTTTCCCCCAAGTGATCACTTCATGCGGCAGCTAGCCTGCCTTATGTTTTAACGCTTGCTGCCTCCAGGGATTCAAGGGGGCTAGCACCCATAACCTCAAAACAACATAGATATAAAATCTCACAGAACAATGTGCTAGAAAGCTTATACCTATAGCTGTGCAGTTTTCCTTAGCATGTTCCCTAAGTATAAAATTCTTCCACTGTGCCATCTAGACATCCTCTAGCTGAAGAACATCTGCTGTGCCCCCCATACTCTGTCCAGACACACCAATTTCCACCACCTTCTGTTTTTGTTACATGGAAGCCATAAACAGTCTTATTCcttctccatttctctctctctctctccagggcaGCCATTTGACCCTAAACTTCAGATTAATAATGCTGTTTCAAATATCATTTGTTCTGTCACTTTTGGGGACCGCTTTGATTACCATGACAGTAATTTCCAGAAGTTATTGCTCTTCCTTGATGAGATAATGTATCTTCAGGGAAGTATGTGGACTCAGGTAGGTCTTCTGGTCCCAGGCACACTCCCACATTTTTGTTGACTGTTCATTGATTTGCTTTTGGCCCTCATGTTTCTTtatcttcttatttcttttttccctttgtgCATCGCACACCATCCCATATTCCCTTGACATCTTGTCTTGTCTTCACATCATCTATTAAAATACCAAAGGTAGGGCCTGTTTATAAACTGGATTTAAGATCCAGAGCATGTCTTGCAATGAACACAGTGATGCAATCCCAAAGGGCATACACGGCTTAATTCCACACTCCCCTCTTACCAATTAGAATCTGTGAAAGGCCCCCATGCAGATAGGCATCACCAAATGAGAAAACTACATTGGCACCATTTTCCTGAGATCATCAGTCAAGGGGAATGCATTTTTCAAACAGGTAGCCATCTTCATGGGAAGCCATTGCATGGATTGCTACCTCCTTTGATAGTAGCATGATCTGCAACTGTTATGAGAGGGCTTTCCCCGCACAAATCTGATGTTAGTATTTGTTTCCTCAGCTGTACAATGCATTTCCCACTCTCATGAAGCACTTGCCAGGGCCCCATCAGACCGTTAAAAGAAACTGGGGAGAACTGAAATCCTTTGTGGGAGAAATCGTTGAAAAACATGAAGAAGACCGGAACCCATCTGAACCCAGAGACTTCATAGATGCCTATCTAAATCAAATGGCAACGGTAAGAAACAAAAAGTATAGTTTGTGTAGTAGCAGTAATAGAAAGCAGAGACAAAATCTAAAGGACCAGAACTTACCCTGTATTTTCCATTGGCTCTGTATGAAAGCAGCCAAAGAGGTGAGGGTGCATGTGTGTACAAGTGCATATACATGAATATGAAATAATGTATATCCAGGGGTGACCCATCACCACTTGTCCAGTGCCTGAAATCCACCAGATTCACAGGGCTGTTGACTTGGCAGTGCTAGATCCAGGACACTTGTCTGGAATATAGCTCATGAATCTCATTGTCATCACTTAATATATAGGACTGAAACTGGGATGGTGTTTTTAATGACAGATGAACCCTTTGGTGCATTTTCTTTGTTTTAAGGAGGATGCTGCTTCCAGTTTTCATAAAGACAACCTCCTACAATCAACACTGGATCTCTTTCTTACTGGAACAGAAACATCTTCTACAACCCTGCGCTGGGCCTTGCTTTACATGGCCATTTTCCCAGAAATTCAAGGTAGAGCCATCATTTGCTTACTTGTCTTTGATTACTTTGGGTTTGGAGTAAATCTACTGCAATTAAGCAATGTAACCTATAGGCTATTAAGTTCAATTTGTTTTCcatgagtatgactaacattgaataGCACCAGTGCTttgtttctagaaaaaaaaaggtgccagtacgcaccatgaagttgttacaataagtgccacacttttaacatatcCGTTAAAAAGTTGCTGGTGGTTTGTACCATTGAGTACCCCCAGGAAACAAAAGCTGAATTCTACCGTTCCCTTTTTTGGATGAGCTCCCAATGCCATGTTGGTATGTTACTATGCCAGATACACAGATATAGGATGGGAGATATCTGGCTTGACAGcagaacatgtgaaaaggatctgggggtcttagcatgaatcaacagtgtgatgcagtagcagcaaaataaaaagaaaaagaaaccctaatgcaattctaggttgcatcaacagcaGTATAAGATCAAGTGAAGTAATAGAACCActgtgttctgccttggtcagaccccaacTGGACTACTGatttcagttctgggcaccaaagTTTGAGAAGGCTATTGATATGCTGGAATGTGTGTAGAGGAGGGTGACACAGATGATCAAGTGTCTGGAACCAAGCCatctgaggaacggttgagggagttgggtatgggaggacatatgatagccatcttctaatCTCTGAAGGACTGTTAtgcggaagatggagcaagtttgttttctgttaCTGCAGAGGGTAAGGCCTGGATTCAAATATTAGGAGGAGCTTTCagacagtggaatggaccacctcagaaggtggtggacattCTTGGATGACCATCTaccaaggattctttagctgtgattcttgtaTTGTAGGGGTTGGAATACATGAccctggagtcccttccaattctacaattctatgattccatgaatccTTGCCTCTAGTCTAAGCTATAGGTTCAATAGTAACTACAATAAGGTAATTTCATAGCAAAATGTAGAAATGTTTTTGTTCTCTTAGGGATTCAAAATTAGAATGGGAGCTAGGTTGTATGAATGATGTTCTGTGGTCTGCCTCAGGATATTTTCTGGGGTGATTAAAAAATGCAATAGATCTAGTCGTATTAATATGTTATTATGTaaactgattaattaattttGTTGAATCAACTCAAGCAAATACAGAAAGGAGATacatagggtggaattcaacttcAAATTATGATCCCATTTCCTCATCGCCAGTGTTGAATaatgggtagacatagcagacgacacagcaatttctccaaagcagctctttatttgtaagctggaacagaactgagcagcaaacagctcagccggcctgcttttacaggcagccagctgtcaacattgtagcaacaacaacccatggtttcctgcctaaagtaactgacatggacctgagtgaaaactatatacagtggtacctcgggttacatacgcttcaggttacatacgcttcaggttaaggttacagactctgctagcccagaaatagtacctcaggttgaaaactttgcttcaggatgagaacagaaattgtgctccagcggcgcggcggcagcgggaggccccattagctaaagtggtgcttcaggttaagaacagtttcaggttaagtatggacctccggaacgaattaagtacttaacctgaggtaccactgtacacgatactcctggtggccaggg
It encodes the following:
- the LOC114598923 gene encoding cytochrome P450 2J4-like, which produces MLLQLLSVLWEALSLQIVLVFLAIFLLLADYKKRIRPRDFPPGPRPLPLLGNIPHFGAKDPHLAARKLAEKYGNVFSIQVGKIWIVIVNGLHLVKEALVHQGENFIDRPVDPLSKEISRSLGVVSSNGLTWKQQRKFAISMLRNFGLGKRTLEERIQEESQYLREAIEAEKGQPFDPKLQINNAVSNIICSVTFGDRFDYHDSNFQKLLLFLDEIMYLQGSMWTQLYNAFPTLMKHLPGPHQTVKRNWGELKSFVGEIVEKHEEDRNPSEPRDFIDAYLNQMATEDAASSFHKDNLLQSTLDLFLTGTETSSTTLRWALLYMAIFPEIQARVQAEIDSVIGQSRQPAIGDKDSMPYTNAVVHEVQRMSSIVPLNVPRITTKDTTLAGFHVPKGTILLTNLTSVLFDKDEWETPNEFNPGHFLENGQFWKREAFLPFSAGKRACLGEQLARTELFLFFTALLQKFTFQAPKGVTLSLDHRSGLTLSPQPYRICAISR